In Pseudomonas sp. ADAK18, a single window of DNA contains:
- a CDS encoding sulfite exporter TauE/SafE family protein, with product MNWVELLNQWAFSGVDWLVIGVGIVVAYIVFGIAGFGTALVAGPILILFMPLSKIIPLLVLLDFVAAFGNLLQSRRDVNKPELLRLLPCMAIGCTLGVIFLLNLHSNLLLLLMGLFISAYAIYSLLVKARPKQLAAGWAIPMGTVGGLFGALFGSGGFLYAIYLNSRLPKDPARATQSALISCSTVVRLSLFLLAGVYAELPLLVLAVCLLPAMALGLWVSRRLTLHMSREAFVRLVTWLVLGSGIALIARYMST from the coding sequence ATGAACTGGGTCGAACTGCTTAACCAATGGGCCTTCAGTGGTGTCGACTGGCTGGTGATCGGTGTCGGGATTGTCGTGGCTTATATCGTGTTTGGCATCGCCGGGTTCGGCACGGCGCTGGTGGCGGGGCCAATCCTGATTCTGTTCATGCCGTTGTCGAAGATCATCCCGCTGCTGGTGCTGCTGGACTTTGTCGCCGCCTTTGGCAACCTCCTGCAGTCGCGGCGGGACGTGAATAAGCCAGAACTGTTGAGGCTGCTGCCGTGCATGGCGATCGGTTGCACCCTGGGCGTGATCTTTCTGCTCAATCTCCACTCGAACCTTTTATTGCTGTTAATGGGGCTGTTCATCAGTGCCTACGCGATCTATAGCCTGTTGGTAAAGGCTCGCCCCAAGCAGTTGGCGGCCGGCTGGGCCATTCCTATGGGCACTGTCGGCGGTCTGTTCGGGGCGTTGTTTGGTAGTGGCGGCTTTTTATATGCGATCTATCTGAACAGTCGTCTGCCCAAAGACCCAGCGCGGGCGACCCAGAGTGCCTTGATCAGTTGCAGCACCGTGGTGCGTTTGAGTTTGTTTTTGCTCGCCGGGGTGTATGCCGAGCTACCCTTATTGGTGTTGGCGGTGTGCTTGCTGCCGGCGATGGCCCTGGGGCTGTGGGTCAGCCGGCGGCTGACACTGCATATGTCCCGTGAGGCGTTCGTGCGGCTGGTGACCTGGTTGGTACTGGGCAGCGGCATTGCGTTGATTGCCCGGTACATGAGTACTTGA
- a CDS encoding sugar ABC transporter ATPase has protein sequence MNSQSILVPKISTLPVHEPRARAIVRWLVRKNIVKEELTTCGRTGNRMAYALADGARAVVLHPEALPFNEPVNGLEIIYKRCIYTPAKGFLEEAGCPECLKEVGEALFESLEDWMPGHTDNFTCPLCGHEDDINGFLYLQECGFSNLGFIFNNWAEAGFKQSFIDEFADWLDQKMSWVKVEL, from the coding sequence ATGAACTCCCAAAGCATCCTTGTCCCGAAGATCTCCACATTGCCTGTCCACGAACCCCGGGCCCGGGCGATTGTGCGCTGGCTGGTGCGCAAGAATATTGTCAAGGAAGAGCTGACCACCTGTGGCCGTACCGGCAACCGCATGGCCTACGCGCTCGCCGACGGTGCCCGCGCCGTGGTGCTGCACCCCGAGGCGCTGCCGTTCAACGAGCCGGTCAATGGCCTGGAGATCATCTATAAACGCTGCATCTACACGCCGGCCAAGGGCTTTCTCGAGGAAGCAGGCTGCCCTGAATGCCTGAAAGAAGTCGGCGAAGCGCTGTTCGAAAGCCTGGAAGACTGGATGCCCGGCCACACCGATAACTTCACTTGCCCATTGTGTGGTCATGAAGACGACATCAACGGCTTCCTGTACTTGCAGGAGTGCGGCTTTTCCAACCTCGGGTTCATCTTCAATAACTGGGCGGAGGCGGGGTTCAAGCAGAGTTTTATCGACGAATTTGCCGATTGGTTGGACCAGAAGATGAGTTGGGTCAAAGTCGAGCTTTAA
- the guaB gene encoding IMP dehydrogenase — MLRISQEALTFDDILLVPGYSEVLPNEVSLKTRLTRGIELNIPLVSAAMDTVTEARLAIAMAQEGGIGIIHKNMTIEQQAAEVRKVKRYEAGVVKDPITIEADATVRDLFDLTRLHNISGVPVLHDGDLVGIVTSRDVRFENRLEVTVREVMTPKERLVTVKEGADKNDVRELLHKHRIERVLIVDDKFALKGMMTVNDIEKAKAYPLASKDDQGRLRVGAAVGTGKDTGDRVSALVAAGVDVVVVDTAHGHSKGVIDRVRWVKQNFPDVQVIGGNIATGAAAKALVEAGADAVKVGIGPGSICTTRIVAGVGVPQISAIANVAAALEGTGVPLIADGGIRFSGDLSKAIVAGASCVMMGSMFAGTEEAPGEIELFQGRSYKAYRGMGSLGAMSQAQGSSDRYFQDSSAGAEKLVPEGIEGRVPYKGTLSAIIHQLMGGLRSSMGYTGSADIEEMRTKPEFVRITGAGMAESHVHDVQITKEAPNYRVG; from the coding sequence ATGCTGCGTATCAGCCAAGAAGCTCTGACATTCGACGACATTCTCCTAGTGCCCGGTTATTCCGAGGTGCTTCCTAACGAAGTCAGTCTCAAGACCCGCCTAACCCGTGGCATCGAGCTGAATATTCCTCTGGTTTCCGCTGCCATGGACACCGTCACCGAAGCCCGTTTGGCAATCGCCATGGCTCAGGAAGGCGGCATCGGCATCATCCACAAGAACATGACCATCGAGCAGCAAGCTGCCGAAGTGCGTAAGGTCAAGCGTTACGAAGCCGGTGTGGTCAAGGACCCGATCACGATCGAGGCCGATGCCACCGTTCGTGACCTGTTCGACCTGACCCGCCTGCACAATATCTCCGGCGTTCCGGTGCTGCACGATGGCGACCTGGTCGGCATCGTCACCTCCCGTGACGTGCGTTTCGAGAACCGTCTTGAAGTCACCGTCCGCGAAGTGATGACGCCTAAAGAGCGTCTGGTCACGGTCAAGGAAGGCGCCGACAAGAACGACGTTCGCGAATTGCTGCATAAGCACCGCATCGAACGCGTACTGATCGTTGACGACAAATTCGCCCTCAAAGGCATGATGACCGTCAACGATATCGAAAAAGCCAAGGCTTACCCGCTGGCCAGCAAGGACGATCAAGGTCGTCTGCGCGTAGGCGCTGCGGTCGGCACCGGTAAAGACACCGGTGACCGTGTCTCGGCCCTGGTCGCCGCTGGTGTTGACGTGGTGGTGGTCGACACCGCTCACGGTCACTCCAAAGGTGTGATCGACCGCGTACGTTGGGTCAAGCAGAACTTCCCTGACGTGCAAGTGATCGGCGGCAACATTGCCACCGGCGCTGCCGCCAAGGCACTGGTTGAAGCGGGCGCTGATGCAGTCAAGGTCGGTATCGGCCCAGGCTCGATCTGCACCACCCGTATCGTTGCCGGTGTGGGCGTGCCGCAAATCAGCGCCATCGCCAACGTCGCCGCTGCCCTTGAAGGTACGGGCGTACCGTTGATCGCCGATGGCGGTATCCGTTTCTCCGGTGACTTGTCCAAGGCCATCGTAGCCGGTGCTTCCTGCGTGATGATGGGCTCGATGTTCGCCGGTACTGAAGAAGCGCCAGGCGAGATCGAACTGTTCCAGGGCCGCTCCTACAAGGCTTACCGTGGCATGGGTTCGCTGGGCGCAATGTCCCAGGCTCAAGGCTCTTCCGACCGATACTTCCAGGACTCCTCGGCAGGCGCCGAGAAGCTGGTACCGGAAGGTATCGAAGGGCGTGTTCCGTACAAGGGCACCCTGAGCGCCATCATCCATCAACTGATGGGTGGCCTGCGTTCCTCGATGGGCTACACCGGCAGCGCCGACATCGAAGAAATGCGCACCAAGCCTGAGTTTGTGCGGATCACCGGTGCTGGCATGGCCGAATCCCACGTTCACGACGTACAGATCACCAAAGAAGCGCCGAACTACCGCGTAGGTTGA
- the guaA gene encoding glutamine-hydrolyzing GMP synthase translates to MALDIHAHRILILDFGSQYTQLIARRVREIGVYCELHPFDMDDEAIREFAPKGVILAGGPESVHEANSPRCPQAVFDLGVPVFGICYGMQTMAEQLGGKVEGSELREFGYARVDVVGKSRLLDGIEDHIDADGLFGLDVWMSHGDKVTKMPEDFHILASTPSCPIAGMFNDARGYYGVQFHPEVTHTKQGGRILSRFILDICQCEALWTPSKIAEDAIANIRAQVGTDNVLLGLSGGVDSSVVAALLHKAIGDQLTCVFVDNGLLRLHEGEQVMAMFAENMGVKVIRANAEDQFLNNLAGESDPEKKRKIIGRTFIDVFDAQSNKLDNIKYLAQGTIYPDVIESAGAKSGKAHVIKSHHNVGGLPEEMNLKLVEPLRELFKDEVRRLGLELGLPYDMVYRHPFPGPGLGVRILGEVKKEYADLLRRADHIFIEELRKADWYHKVSQAFVVFQPVKSVGVVGDGRRYAWVVALRAVETIDFMTARWAHLPYELLETVSGRIINEIEGISRVTYDVSSKPPATIEWE, encoded by the coding sequence ATGGCCCTCGACATTCACGCCCACCGCATCCTGATCCTCGACTTCGGTTCCCAGTACACCCAGCTGATTGCCCGCCGCGTGCGTGAAATCGGCGTGTACTGCGAACTGCATCCGTTCGACATGGACGACGAAGCGATTCGCGAATTCGCTCCAAAAGGCGTCATCCTCGCCGGTGGCCCCGAGTCGGTACACGAAGCCAACAGCCCTCGTTGCCCTCAAGCTGTGTTTGACTTGGGCGTGCCGGTCTTCGGTATTTGCTACGGCATGCAGACCATGGCCGAGCAACTGGGCGGCAAGGTCGAAGGTTCCGAACTGCGTGAATTCGGTTATGCCCGCGTTGATGTCGTCGGCAAGAGCCGCCTGCTGGACGGCATCGAAGACCACATCGACGCTGACGGCCTGTTCGGCCTCGACGTATGGATGAGCCACGGTGACAAGGTCACCAAGATGCCGGAAGACTTCCACATCCTGGCCAGCACCCCGAGCTGCCCGATTGCTGGCATGTTCAACGACGCGCGCGGCTACTACGGCGTGCAGTTCCACCCGGAAGTGACCCACACCAAGCAAGGCGGCCGCATCCTGTCGCGCTTCATCCTCGACATCTGCCAGTGCGAAGCGCTGTGGACCCCCTCGAAGATTGCTGAAGACGCCATCGCCAACATCCGTGCCCAGGTCGGCACCGATAACGTCCTGCTGGGCCTGTCCGGTGGCGTTGACTCTTCGGTGGTTGCCGCGCTGCTGCACAAAGCCATCGGCGACCAACTGACCTGCGTCTTCGTCGACAACGGCCTGCTGCGTCTACACGAAGGCGAGCAAGTGATGGCCATGTTCGCCGAGAACATGGGCGTCAAGGTGATCCGTGCCAACGCTGAAGATCAGTTCCTGAACAACCTGGCCGGCGAGTCCGACCCGGAGAAGAAGCGCAAGATCATCGGTCGTACCTTCATCGACGTATTCGATGCCCAGTCCAACAAACTGGACAACATCAAGTACCTCGCCCAGGGCACCATCTACCCTGACGTGATCGAGTCGGCTGGCGCCAAGAGCGGCAAGGCCCACGTGATCAAGTCTCACCACAACGTGGGTGGCCTGCCTGAGGAAATGAACCTCAAGCTGGTCGAGCCGCTGCGCGAACTGTTCAAGGACGAAGTCCGCCGTCTGGGCCTGGAACTGGGCCTGCCGTACGACATGGTCTACCGTCACCCATTCCCGGGCCCGGGCCTGGGCGTGCGGATCCTCGGTGAAGTGAAGAAGGAATACGCCGACCTGCTGCGTCGTGCCGACCACATCTTCATCGAAGAACTGCGCAAGGCCGACTGGTACCACAAAGTCAGCCAGGCTTTCGTAGTGTTCCAGCCGGTGAAATCGGTTGGCGTTGTAGGCGATGGCCGTCGTTACGCGTGGGTCGTGGCCCTGCGTGCGGTGGAAACCATCGACTTCATGACCGCCCGTTGGGCACACCTGCCGTACGAACTGCTGGAAACCGTCAGCGGCCGTATCATCAATGAAATCGAAGGTATTTCGCGCGTCACTTATGACGTGTCGAGCAAGCCGCCGGCGACCATTGAGTGGGAATAA
- a CDS encoding membrane-targeted effector domain-containing toxin: protein MPLTDTSPAAQQQLKALAPVVLDACPNMQTMAIETAREILARHGLADLDPDYLYWHRFNGSYSDPSAFTGWSHNEKPQESMTLTQLVIHRFNVHDQDNADLLDGDGGFYLDGPEARLFDHHNEVRLSARAVLDDFWTINFSDHYTTRMNSFWSAHFDDFRTLAKVNCLAQALQARHTGHLTESQLQTVLQALASNLPWPPTLSHLQAESPSVNGLRVAALDIGGHIATDILRIVNHAGRQILYIPGDAQAFHCCETPADLHFWLLNQTNHPDNRARFMAHFPLSAQVQQDDTDAVTWKQMLLTPVLIYRTGQALAGTLPPDSVDTGLYHLIEQLFIDWGTWEHHLINQTDQTIEGDAFTWLAHSGKSRMHNDADFALRSNGDLRKKLWIGYLNAFGKTFGPMAVAGWPIALVVVGASVANLGLNIDQAINGKTLAERRAGELGAVLSAIDTLFNLALLKADGVMPDIAEAAETLAVETTLPAEHPAPPSAPEPAVPAIYQTNLILEGETLDTAPGKFQQVYSLRSSDGMPQQAILLNDEAYYVRYESDPNGRGYWAIVDPNTPHAFSGSLPVRLNEFNEWERVPGGKGLKGGGGNSSKAAKETAPSRTTPPSQPVVQPSSGVRRVTTQFDTPPSTRPEVKRWALGLNETHVQSRFGCIDSFTYYYGSTHRKLLQLAQDFYNELPWARLPARPDIPAFEPTATLDEALECLPDEVPGYVIGETLDRVASTRLVIEKMPLFARKSVKTLYMRRLLNDFAQDDLNLYFRTGVMSEDLENHLSRLSTDPSGQFNELELVKTARNNGIRVQAIDCAAHYKYPAPVADLSEQVTSNYLAHTLIQADRALNGGGKWLVLTGARNINTFNGFAGLSELEGGIGLRVEEVLPGQGNDVRLDPGIAIDRDNAPLLESAGDSFDTFHADLRVQVEAPLVRRTLQQNQRLLFRKGMYLINESQGNYTLLHHSRDRGIVSTPINRLADGSFYIDRPAWAAVHDVHFPTLEKLSSALTNMGMSLQSRLPI from the coding sequence CAGGCACGGTCTGGCGGACCTGGACCCCGATTACCTGTATTGGCACCGTTTCAACGGCAGCTACAGTGACCCGTCGGCCTTTACCGGCTGGAGCCATAACGAAAAACCGCAAGAGTCGATGACCCTGACGCAGTTGGTCATTCACCGCTTCAATGTGCATGACCAGGACAATGCCGACCTGCTCGACGGCGATGGTGGCTTCTATCTCGATGGTCCCGAGGCGCGGCTGTTCGATCACCACAACGAAGTGCGGCTATCGGCCCGTGCAGTGCTCGACGATTTCTGGACGATCAACTTCAGTGATCACTACACCACCCGCATGAACAGCTTCTGGAGCGCCCACTTCGACGACTTCCGCACCCTGGCCAAGGTCAACTGCCTGGCCCAGGCACTGCAAGCCCGTCATACCGGGCACCTTACCGAGTCACAGTTGCAAACGGTCCTCCAGGCCCTGGCCAGCAACCTGCCTTGGCCCCCGACCCTGTCCCATCTGCAAGCCGAGTCGCCTTCTGTGAATGGGCTGCGTGTGGCGGCGCTGGATATCGGTGGGCATATCGCCACGGACATCCTGCGCATCGTCAACCACGCTGGCCGGCAAATCCTCTACATCCCCGGCGACGCCCAGGCTTTCCATTGTTGCGAGACCCCCGCCGACCTGCATTTCTGGCTGCTGAACCAGACCAATCATCCGGACAACCGCGCCCGCTTCATGGCCCACTTCCCGCTGTCGGCCCAGGTCCAGCAGGACGACACCGACGCCGTGACCTGGAAGCAGATGCTGCTGACACCCGTGCTGATCTATCGTACCGGCCAGGCCCTGGCCGGCACCCTGCCGCCAGACTCGGTCGACACCGGCCTGTACCACCTGATCGAGCAGCTCTTTATCGACTGGGGCACCTGGGAGCACCACCTGATCAACCAAACCGACCAGACGATTGAAGGCGATGCGTTTACCTGGCTGGCGCACTCCGGCAAGTCTCGTATGCACAATGATGCGGACTTTGCTCTGCGCAGCAACGGCGACCTGCGCAAGAAACTGTGGATCGGCTACCTGAATGCCTTTGGCAAAACCTTCGGCCCGATGGCGGTGGCGGGCTGGCCGATAGCCCTGGTGGTCGTGGGGGCCAGCGTGGCGAATCTCGGCCTGAATATCGACCAGGCCATCAACGGCAAAACCCTCGCTGAGCGTCGCGCCGGGGAGCTTGGCGCCGTACTCAGTGCCATCGACACCCTGTTCAACCTCGCGCTGCTGAAAGCCGATGGAGTCATGCCGGATATCGCCGAAGCTGCCGAAACCCTGGCGGTTGAAACCACACTTCCCGCAGAACACCCTGCGCCACCGTCGGCACCTGAACCTGCGGTGCCGGCCATCTACCAGACCAACCTGATATTGGAAGGCGAAACCCTGGATACCGCCCCCGGAAAGTTTCAGCAGGTTTATTCCCTCAGGTCATCGGACGGCATGCCCCAGCAAGCCATCCTACTGAACGATGAAGCCTATTACGTACGTTATGAAAGCGATCCCAATGGCCGTGGTTATTGGGCCATCGTCGACCCGAACACCCCCCATGCCTTTTCCGGCTCGCTGCCGGTGCGCCTGAATGAGTTCAATGAATGGGAGCGGGTGCCCGGCGGCAAAGGCCTGAAAGGCGGTGGCGGCAACTCCAGTAAAGCGGCAAAGGAAACAGCGCCCTCGCGCACCACACCGCCTTCGCAACCTGTGGTTCAGCCGTCTAGCGGCGTACGCAGGGTCACCACGCAATTCGATACCCCGCCATCGACCCGCCCAGAAGTAAAACGCTGGGCATTGGGGCTCAATGAAACTCACGTTCAAAGCCGTTTCGGCTGCATCGACAGTTTCACTTACTACTACGGCTCAACCCACCGCAAACTGCTGCAATTGGCGCAAGACTTCTACAACGAACTGCCCTGGGCCCGGTTACCGGCTCGCCCGGATATCCCCGCCTTTGAACCCACCGCCACCCTTGATGAAGCCCTCGAGTGCCTGCCCGACGAGGTACCGGGATACGTCATCGGTGAAACCCTCGACCGTGTCGCCAGTACCCGTCTGGTAATCGAAAAAATGCCACTCTTTGCGCGCAAGAGCGTCAAAACCCTGTACATGCGCCGCCTGCTCAATGACTTCGCCCAAGATGACTTGAACCTCTACTTCCGCACCGGAGTTATGTCCGAGGACCTGGAAAACCACCTGAGCCGACTGAGCACTGACCCGTCCGGGCAATTCAACGAACTGGAGCTGGTCAAGACCGCCAGGAACAACGGCATACGCGTGCAGGCAATCGACTGTGCAGCCCATTACAAATACCCCGCCCCTGTCGCCGACCTGTCAGAACAAGTAACGAGCAACTACCTCGCCCACACCCTTATCCAAGCCGATAGAGCCCTGAACGGTGGCGGTAAGTGGCTGGTACTGACGGGCGCGAGAAACATCAACACCTTCAATGGATTCGCCGGCCTCAGCGAACTGGAAGGTGGCATCGGGCTGCGTGTCGAAGAGGTGCTGCCTGGGCAAGGTAACGATGTGCGCCTGGACCCCGGTATTGCCATAGATCGCGACAATGCGCCCCTGCTTGAAAGCGCCGGCGATAGCTTCGACACCTTCCATGCCGACCTGCGGGTACAAGTAGAGGCGCCTCTGGTGCGGCGCACCTTGCAGCAAAACCAGCGGTTGTTGTTTCGCAAGGGCATGTACCTGATCAATGAAAGCCAGGGCAACTACACGCTGCTGCATCACAGCAGAGACAGGGGGATCGTCAGCACACCCATCAATCGGCTGGCCGATGGCAGCTTTTATATCGACCGGCCTGCCTGGGCTGCCGTCCATGATGTGCACTTCCCAACGCTGGAAAAGCTGTCCAGCGCCCTTACTAACATGGGCATGAGTTTGCAAAGCCGGTTGCCTATCTGA